A single Triticum dicoccoides isolate Atlit2015 ecotype Zavitan chromosome 2A, WEW_v2.0, whole genome shotgun sequence DNA region contains:
- the LOC119359050 gene encoding zinc finger A20 and AN1 domain-containing stress-associated protein 9-like, translated as MAHEQESSTEAAAGGGPPLCANGCGFYGSEVTKGMCSKCYRNHLKSTDVAAPAVEGKINADDLILAFKKSVSLKDSTAEAAPAAEATAKKAAPTRCMACKKKVGLLGFACRCGGTFCSLHRYVDGHACGFDYKKVGREQIAQQNPLVAPSKLHNKI; from the coding sequence ATGGCGCACGAGCAGGAGTCTTCGACGGAGGCCGCCGCCGGTGGTGGCCCGCCGCTATGCGCGAACGGCTGTGGGTTCTACGGGAGCGAGGTGACCAAGGGCATGTGCTCAAAGTGCTACCGCAACCACCTCAAGTCCACAGATGTGGCTGCCCCCGCCGTCGAGGGGAAGATCAATGCCGACGATCTCATCCTCGCCTTCAAGAAGTCGGTTAGCCTGAAGGACTCTACCGCTGAGGCGGCACCGGCGGCGGAGGCGACAGCGAAGAAGGCGGCGCCAACCAGGTGCATGGCGTGCAAGAAGAAGGTGGGGCTGCTGGGCTTCGCGTGCCGCTGCGGTGGTACCTTCTGCTCGCTGCACCGCTACGTGGACGGGCACGCGTGCGGCTTCGACTACAAGAAGGTCGGCCGGGAGCAGATCGCGCAGCAGAACCCTCTCGTCGCGCCGTCCAAGCTCCACAACAAGATATGA